A stretch of Pseudomonas sp. LRP2-20 DNA encodes these proteins:
- a CDS encoding S8 family serine peptidase: protein MKLKLNFTYYRNFRFDGKLHIRCTGDDLQKVNRIRYEIERIDGDEPVSFNGVSVHSQAYTGALVDHGCQALLEVEPRAGTYRIQPRVILLDAEAVARGRPAGAAGVIDLEPLLVQVQEQELTRNMLDKVPLASGSTRRRRSLPDVQLPAYEGLALSEPGKACPALLIRFVKGGYQRLLADLEPASNSRLVQLWPRLKQVIELQPLLAAGERHHPRLQVLADWCMLKQPASMLNDTFVNLARTLAALEYVETLQFLVDVQEPSPPVFAVIAGLITLIGGVAVVLGKRTSTDAQPTPDFEQKQHYLDAPNYRWHGLNVRRAWDRQVTGKGARIHFSDGGLYPHHEDLRDNPNLRIVTEGPNHNPRHGTASAGILVATANGLGVTGVAKDSELYLYNNRADDANGRSRTINALLRHVEPGDIVGINRQTINLADPNTLLPTVHDALWRDMVRELVRRGAVVVVAASNGSSQTDAGHGTVAGHGVDLAQHRNFADHADVGAILVGACQSWDGKPHAYSNYNYRYRMLNAWGDSVVTLSYGALQDKDGEDSDYTDTYAGTSSATPMVAGALSLIQSYAMEQHHIYLNADQMHLLVMASGYGDATLPDTDVLPMGARPNVEGALVMLDQMLGGGRFHPA from the coding sequence ATGAAGCTGAAGCTGAACTTCACCTACTACCGGAATTTCCGTTTCGACGGCAAGTTGCACATTCGTTGCACAGGGGACGACCTGCAAAAGGTCAACCGTATTCGCTACGAAATCGAACGCATCGATGGCGACGAACCCGTGTCGTTCAACGGCGTATCCGTTCATTCCCAGGCCTATACCGGGGCATTGGTCGATCACGGTTGCCAGGCTTTGCTTGAAGTCGAACCCAGGGCCGGCACCTACCGTATTCAACCTCGGGTGATCCTGCTCGATGCCGAAGCCGTTGCGCGGGGGCGACCTGCAGGTGCGGCCGGGGTCATTGATCTCGAACCGTTGCTGGTGCAGGTGCAGGAGCAGGAACTGACACGCAACATGCTGGACAAGGTACCGCTGGCCAGTGGCTCGACAAGGCGTCGACGCTCGCTGCCGGACGTTCAGCTACCCGCGTATGAGGGGCTTGCGCTGAGCGAGCCTGGCAAGGCTTGCCCAGCGCTGCTGATCCGCTTCGTCAAGGGCGGCTACCAGCGCTTGCTTGCTGATCTGGAGCCCGCCTCCAACTCCAGGCTGGTGCAGTTGTGGCCCAGGCTCAAGCAGGTCATCGAGCTTCAGCCTCTGCTGGCTGCCGGCGAGCGCCACCACCCGCGACTGCAGGTGCTTGCCGACTGGTGCATGCTGAAACAGCCCGCCAGCATGCTCAACGACACCTTCGTCAACCTGGCCAGAACCCTGGCGGCACTGGAGTATGTCGAGACCCTGCAGTTTCTTGTCGATGTCCAGGAGCCAAGCCCGCCGGTGTTTGCCGTGATCGCTGGCCTGATCACGCTGATTGGCGGCGTCGCCGTCGTGTTGGGAAAGCGTACCAGCACGGATGCACAGCCCACCCCGGACTTTGAACAGAAGCAGCACTACCTGGATGCGCCCAATTACCGTTGGCACGGCTTGAACGTGCGGCGTGCCTGGGACAGGCAGGTGACCGGCAAGGGCGCACGGATTCATTTCTCCGATGGCGGCCTGTACCCCCATCACGAAGATTTGCGTGATAACCCGAACCTGAGGATCGTGACCGAGGGCCCCAACCATAACCCCAGGCACGGTACGGCCTCGGCCGGCATCCTGGTGGCGACTGCCAATGGCCTAGGTGTCACTGGTGTTGCCAAGGACAGCGAACTGTACCTCTATAACAACAGAGCCGATGACGCCAACGGGCGATCGCGCACGATCAACGCCTTGCTGCGTCATGTTGAGCCGGGCGATATCGTTGGCATCAATCGTCAGACCATCAATCTCGCAGACCCGAATACCTTGCTGCCTACCGTGCACGATGCCTTGTGGCGGGACATGGTGCGTGAACTGGTGCGGCGCGGTGCCGTGGTGGTGGTGGCGGCCAGCAATGGCAGCAGCCAGACCGATGCCGGCCATGGCACGGTCGCCGGGCACGGGGTCGACCTGGCGCAACATCGAAACTTCGCCGATCACGCCGATGTCGGCGCCATCCTGGTGGGCGCTTGCCAGTCATGGGATGGCAAACCCCACGCTTACTCCAACTACAACTATCGGTACCGCATGCTCAACGCCTGGGGCGACAGCGTGGTCACGCTTTCGTACGGAGCCTTGCAGGACAAGGATGGGGAGGACAGTGACTACACCGACACCTATGCCGGTACTTCGTCGGCCACCCCGATGGTGGCAGGCGCCTTGAGCCTGATCCAGTCCTATGCGATGGAGCAGCATCACATCTACCTCAACGCGGACCAGATGCACCTGCTGGTGATGGCGTCAGGTTACGGTGATGCGACACTGCCCGACACCGACGTCTTGCCGATGGGGGCCAGGCCCAACGTGGAGGGGGCGTTGGTCATGCTTGACCAGATGCTGGGGGGCGGGCGCTTTCACCCGGCGTGA
- a CDS encoding ABC transporter substrate-binding protein, which produces MKKIPALLAGLLLSIGLASTDSAASAEAGKPIHFGAITWESGALTTEILRHIVEHGYGYPTDALPGSSVSMEVALARNDLQVIAEEWAGRSPAWVKAEQAGEVFALGDTVKNAEEGWWVPAYVIEGDPARGLKPLAPDLRRVEDLKRYPKVFSDPEAPEKGRFLNSPSGWTSETVNSQKLKAYGLDGLYNNFRSGSGAALDAEISSAIRRGQPVLFYYWSPTPLIGRYKLVRLQEPPFDAAAWATLTDAKNPNPIGSQSLPAKLSVGVSKAFRDGYPDLVAVFEKVDLPIDRLNKALAEMNEKRQPPADAAKAFLRANPDVWKAWLPADVAAKVETSL; this is translated from the coding sequence ATGAAGAAGATCCCTGCGCTGCTGGCCGGCCTGTTGCTCAGCATCGGCCTGGCCAGTACCGACAGCGCCGCATCGGCAGAAGCTGGCAAGCCCATCCACTTCGGCGCCATCACCTGGGAAAGCGGCGCCCTGACCACGGAAATCCTGCGCCACATCGTCGAGCACGGTTACGGCTACCCCACCGACGCCCTCCCTGGCAGCAGCGTGAGCATGGAGGTGGCGCTGGCGCGCAACGACCTGCAGGTAATCGCCGAGGAATGGGCCGGGCGCAGCCCCGCCTGGGTCAAGGCCGAACAGGCCGGCGAGGTGTTCGCCCTGGGCGATACGGTGAAGAACGCCGAGGAAGGCTGGTGGGTACCGGCCTACGTGATCGAGGGCGACCCGGCCCGCGGCCTCAAGCCGCTGGCCCCTGACCTGCGCAGGGTCGAAGACCTCAAGCGCTATCCCAAGGTGTTCAGCGACCCCGAAGCGCCTGAAAAAGGCCGCTTCCTCAACAGCCCCAGCGGCTGGACCTCGGAGACCGTCAATAGTCAGAAGCTCAAGGCTTATGGCCTCGACGGCCTGTACAACAACTTCCGCAGTGGCTCGGGCGCAGCGCTGGATGCCGAGATCAGTTCAGCCATCCGCCGTGGCCAGCCGGTGCTGTTCTACTACTGGAGCCCCACCCCGCTGATTGGCCGCTACAAACTGGTGCGCCTGCAGGAGCCGCCATTCGACGCGGCCGCGTGGGCCACCCTGACCGACGCGAAGAACCCCAACCCGATAGGCAGCCAGTCGTTGCCGGCCAAGCTGTCGGTCGGCGTGTCCAAGGCGTTTCGCGATGGCTACCCGGACCTGGTGGCGGTATTCGAGAAGGTCGACCTGCCCATCGACCGGTTGAACAAGGCCTTGGCTGAAATGAACGAAAAACGCCAGCCGCCCGCAGATGCCGCCAAGGCTTTCCTGCGCGCCAACCCGGATGTGTGGAAGGCCTGGCTTCCGGCTGACGTGGCCGCCAAGGTCGAGACCAGCCTGTGA
- a CDS encoding ABC transporter permease — protein sequence MNTGFPQALQLSFADTINRLVDWLVLHYGDHLRSVSDQLLQVLVGLENLLRLMPWWLLLLLVGLLAWHASRSLLRSVVLVALLVFIGMLGLWDKLLQTLALVLVSTGLCVLVGVPLGILLATRPLARRLLLPVLDVMQTLPAFVYLIPVLMLFGLGKVPAVFATLIYALPPLVRLTELGLSQIDPSLLQAAHGLGAGRWQRLRRIALPLALPSIMAGLNQSVMMALSMVVVASMIGARGLGEDVLAGIQTLNVGQGVEAGLAIVALAMVIDRISQAYGRSTR from the coding sequence GTGAACACGGGCTTCCCCCAAGCCCTGCAACTGTCCTTCGCCGACACCATCAACCGCCTGGTCGACTGGCTGGTGCTGCACTATGGCGACCACCTGCGCAGCGTCTCCGACCAGTTGCTGCAAGTGCTGGTCGGCCTGGAGAACCTGCTGCGCCTGATGCCCTGGTGGCTGCTGTTGCTGCTGGTCGGCCTGCTCGCCTGGCACGCCAGCCGCAGCCTGCTGCGCAGCGTGGTGCTGGTCGCGCTGCTGGTGTTCATCGGCATGCTCGGGCTGTGGGACAAACTGCTGCAGACCCTGGCGCTGGTGCTGGTCAGTACCGGCCTGTGCGTGCTGGTCGGCGTGCCGCTGGGCATACTCCTGGCCACGCGCCCGCTGGCCCGGCGCCTGTTGTTGCCGGTGCTGGACGTGATGCAGACGCTGCCTGCCTTCGTCTACCTGATCCCGGTGCTGATGCTGTTCGGCCTGGGCAAGGTGCCGGCGGTGTTCGCCACCTTGATCTATGCCTTGCCACCGTTGGTGCGGCTGACCGAGCTAGGCCTGAGCCAGATCGACCCCTCATTGCTGCAGGCCGCCCATGGCCTGGGCGCCGGCCGCTGGCAGCGGCTGCGGCGCATCGCCCTGCCGCTGGCGCTACCGAGCATCATGGCCGGGCTCAACCAGTCGGTAATGATGGCCTTGTCGATGGTGGTGGTGGCTTCGATGATCGGTGCCCGAGGGCTGGGCGAGGATGTGCTGGCCGGGATTCAGACGCTCAATGTCGGCCAAGGGGTGGAAGCTGGGTTGGCCATCGTCGCACTGGCGATGGTGATCGACCGCATCAGCCAGGCCTACGGCCGCAGTACACGGTAA